The following are encoded together in the Panicum virgatum strain AP13 chromosome 6K, P.virgatum_v5, whole genome shotgun sequence genome:
- the LOC120711920 gene encoding bifunctional dethiobiotin synthetase/7,8-diamino-pelargonic acid aminotransferase, mitochondrial-like gives MLRRLLLRFRQRRYYSAAATVPLSAPTFAVFGANTGVGKTLVSAGLAAALLSSRSPSVSAVSYLKPLQTGYPADSDARFVFARTPALLRASSSSSSPRATRLVSSCRTLFPSPAVGAEAEPLRESQENVVTYGGDGAVEETKVLSCRTAYAWREPVSPHLAAEREGMAAGDDEVRGCVEQWLLEEDVGEGGEAWKVLETAGGVASPGASGALQCDLYRPFRLPAILVGDGRLGGISSTLSAYETLLLRGYDVSAVILEDRGLSNDKFLLSFLRNRVHVHGLPQIPEDPLDDLTDWFSESSSVFNVLKDALQSFHLNRIERLNSMQRKSKDLLWWPFTQHNLVPQESVTVIDSRCGENFSAYKIKDNKMMLVPQFDACASWWTQGPDSNLQIELARDMGYAAARYGHVMFPENVHEPALHSAEILLGGVGKGWASRVYYSDNGSTAIEIALKMAFRKFSLDHGILADSENSIKNERNIQFKVLALNGSYHGDTLGAMEAQAPSAYTSFLQQPWYSGRGLFLDPPTVYIKSEMYNLSLPLSMPHDPQTSDDTCFSSQAEVFCKSRDKSSAADLYLSYINQQLSEFSLSSNSEYLAALIIEPVIQGAGGMLMIDPLFQRILVSECKSRKIPVIFDEVFTGFWRLGVESASELLGCSPDIACYAKLMTGGIIPLAATLATEEVFESFRSDSKLTALLHGHSYTAHPMGCAAALKAIQWYRDPSTNLNLDANHMKLQELWDNAIVKQLSSLPNVKRVVSIGTLCAIELKAEGLDAGYASLYASSLVQQLRREDNIYVRPLGNVIYLMCGPCTPRDSCSRQLLKVHRRLCGFN, from the exons atgctccgccgcctccttctcCGCTTCCGCCAGCGCCGCTactactccgccgccgccaccgtgccCCTCTCCGCACCGACCTTCGCCGTCTTCGGCGCCAACACCGGCGTCGGCAAGACCCTCGTCTCCGCgggcctcgccgcggccctcctcagcTCCCGCTCCCCCTCCGTCTCGGCCGTCAGCTACCTCAAGCCGCTCCAGACCGGCTACCCCGCCGACTCCGACGCGCGATTCGTCTTCGCCAGGACCCCCGCGCTGCTCcgcgcctcgtcctcctcctcctctccccgcgCCACCCGCCTCGTCTCCTCATGCCGCACCCTCTTCCCGTCCCCCGCCGTGGGGGCGGAGGCGGAACCCCTCCGCGAGAGCCAGGAGAATGTGGTGACCTACGGAGGGGATggggcggtggaggagacgaAGGTGCTCTCGTGCAGGACGGCGTACGCGTGGCGGGAGCCGGTGTCGCCGCACCTGGCGGCCGAGAGGGAGGGGATGGCGGCGGGGGACGATGAGGTCAGGGGTTGCGTGGAGCAGTGGCTGCTGGAGGAAGACGTGGGGGAGGGCGGGGAGGCGTGGAAGGTTCTGGAGACGGCTGGGGGCGTCGCTAGCCCCGGTGCATCCGGCGCGCTGCAATGTGACCTCTACCG ACCTTTTAGGTTACCTGCTATTCTTGTTGGAGATGGCCGCCTAGGTGGCATTTCATCCACTTTGTCTGCATATGAAACCTTGTTGCTAAGAGGGTATGATGTGAGCGCAGTTATTTTGGAAGACCGTGGCTTATCAAATGACAAATTCTTGCTTTCTTTCTTGAGAAACAG GGTACATGTGCATGGCTTGCCACAAATTCCTGAAGATCCTTTAGATGACCTAACTGATTGGTTTTCTGAGTCATCATCAGTATTTAATGTTCTTAAGGATGCCCTGCAATCATTTCATTTGAATAGAATTGAGCGGTTAAACAGCATGCAAAGAAAATCCAAGGATTTACTATGGTGGCCTTTTACTCAGCACAATCTTGTCCCTCAAGAATCTGTTACAGTAATTGATTCACGTTGTGGTGAGAATTTTTCTGCATACAAG ATTAAAGACAACAAGATGATGCTTGTCCCTCAATTTGATGCATGTGCAAGTTGGTGGACTCAAGGCCCTGATTCCAACTTGCAG ATTGAACTTGCAAGAGATATGGGTTATGCTGCTGCAAGATATGGTCATGTGATGTTTCCGGAGAATGTTCATGAGCCTGCTCTTCATTCTGCGGAAATTTTGCTTGGAGGAGTTGGCAAAG GTTGGGCTTCTCGAGTCTATTATTCAGACAATGGATCTACTGCAATTGAAATTGCTCTGAAGATGGCATTCCGTAAATTTTCACTTGATCATGGAATTCTAGCGGACAGTGAAAATAGTATCAAGAACGAAAGAAATATTCAGTTTAAG GTCCTTGCTCTAAACGGTTCCTATCATGGTGATACATTGGGCGCTATGGAAGCTCAAGCTCCATCAGCCTATACGTCTTTTCTTCAGCAGCCATG GTACTCAGGTAGAGGACTTTTTCTAGATCCTCCAACTGTGTATATTAAAAGTGAGATGTACAACCTTTCTTTGCCTCTGTCGATGCCACATGATCCACAGACTTCTGATGATACAT GTTTTTCTTCACAAGCTGAAGTCTTTTGCAAGAGCAGGGACAAATCATCTGCTGCTGATTTATATTTGTCCTATATAAATCAGCAACTATCAGAATTTTCTCTATCAAGCAATTCAGAGTATCTTGCAGCACTAATTATAGAACCAG TAATACAAGGTGCTGGGGGAATGCTCATGATAGATCCCCTTTTCCAGCGAATACTCGTCAGTGAGTGTAAAAGTCGAAAAATACCTGTTATATTTGATGAGGTATTTACAGGATTCTGGCGTCTTGGTGTGGAG TCTGCTTCAGAGTTACTTGGATGTTCACCAGATATTGCTTGCTATGCAAAACTGATGACGGGGGGAATTATACCATTAGCTGCAACCTTAGCAACAGAGGAAGTTTTTGAATCCTTCAGAAGCGACTCCAAG CTTACGGCGCTCTTACATGGTCATTCCTATACCGCTCATCCCATGGGCTGTGCTGCAGCACTAAAAGCTATCCAGTGGTACCGGGATCCATCCACCAATTTGAACCTTGATGCTAATCATATGAAGCTACAGGAG CTATGGGACAATGCAATTGTGAAGCAATTATCATCACTACCGAATGTGAAAAGAGTGGTCTCAATAGGAACTCTCTGTGCAATTGAGCTCAAGGCTGAGGGATTGGATGCTGG GTACGCGTCACTCTATGCAAGTTCCTTGGTACAGCAACTCCGCAGAGAGGATAATATCTATGTCAGGCCCCTAGGTAACGTGATATACCTCATGTGTGGCCCGTGCACACCTCGAGATAGCTGCTCTCGGCAACTCCTCAAAGTACACCGCAGACTCTGCGGCTTCAATTGA